The following proteins are co-located in the Labrys monachus genome:
- the trbF gene encoding conjugal transfer protein TrbF, which yields MFKRPATHYGKTPEPETPYQRAAQAWDERIGSARVQAKNWRLMAFGSLALSAGLAAALVWQSASGSIVPWVVQVDKLGATQAVAPATADYQPTDPQTAWQLARFIEQVRSIPADPIIVRQNWLRAYDFTTTSGALALGDYARANDPFAKVGKIQIAVDVSSVIRASPSSFRVAWTERRYQDGSLADTARWTAILTIAVQPPREPEKLRANPLGIYVNAINWSKELGQ from the coding sequence ATGTTCAAACGACCCGCCACCCACTACGGCAAGACGCCCGAGCCCGAGACACCCTATCAACGCGCCGCCCAAGCCTGGGACGAGCGCATCGGTTCGGCCCGTGTGCAGGCGAAGAACTGGCGCCTGATGGCCTTCGGATCGCTTGCCCTGTCGGCCGGATTGGCCGCCGCACTCGTCTGGCAATCCGCCTCCGGCTCGATCGTGCCCTGGGTGGTGCAGGTCGACAAGCTCGGGGCGACACAGGCGGTCGCGCCCGCCACCGCCGACTACCAGCCGACCGATCCCCAGACCGCCTGGCAGCTCGCCCGTTTCATCGAGCAGGTCCGCTCGATCCCCGCCGATCCGATCATCGTCCGGCAGAACTGGCTGCGCGCCTATGACTTCACGACGACCAGCGGAGCCCTGGCGCTCGGCGACTATGCCCGCGCCAACGATCCCTTCGCCAAGGTCGGCAAGATCCAGATCGCGGTCGACGTCTCCAGCGTCATCCGCGCCTCGCCGTCGAGCTTTCGCGTCGCATGGACCGAGCGCCGCTATCAGGACGGTTCGCTCGCCGATACCGCCCGCTGGACCGCTATCCTCACCATCGCCGTGCAGCCGCCGCGCGAGCCGGAAAAGCTCCGCGCCAATCCGCTCGGCATCTACGTCAACGCCATCAACTGGTCGAAGGAGCTTGGACAATGA
- the trbB gene encoding P-type conjugative transfer ATPase TrbB gives MAVSYQNSESTARGARMLRTALGPAIARFLEDPAIVEVMLNPDGRIWIDRLSEGLSDTGERMAPADGERIVRLVAHHVGAEVHSGCPRVSAELPETGERFEGLLPPVVAAPAFAIRKPAVAVFTLDDYVAAGIMTAGQAEALRLAVASRANILVAGGTSTGKTTLTNALLAEVAKTTDRVVIIEDTRELQCAAPNLVAMRTKDGVASLSDLVRSSLRLRPDRIPVGEVRGPEALDLLKAWGTGHPGGVGTIHAGSAIGSLRRLEQLIQEAVVTVPRALIAETIDLVAVLAGRGLQRRLVELARVEGLGPDGDYRVMPAANGVADLPTRLNPIPTGDHP, from the coding sequence ATGGCGGTATCGTACCAGAATTCGGAGAGCACGGCGCGCGGCGCGCGGATGCTGCGGACCGCGCTCGGTCCCGCCATTGCCCGGTTTCTGGAAGACCCGGCGATCGTCGAGGTGATGCTGAACCCGGATGGTCGCATCTGGATCGACCGGCTGTCGGAAGGATTGTCCGATACAGGTGAGCGAATGGCACCCGCCGATGGCGAGCGCATCGTGCGCTTGGTCGCTCATCATGTCGGTGCCGAGGTCCATTCCGGATGCCCTCGCGTTTCCGCCGAACTGCCGGAGACTGGCGAGCGGTTCGAGGGATTGCTGCCGCCGGTGGTCGCAGCACCTGCCTTCGCCATCCGCAAACCCGCCGTCGCAGTGTTCACGCTCGACGATTACGTCGCAGCCGGCATCATGACGGCGGGACAGGCCGAGGCACTGCGTTTGGCCGTGGCATCGCGCGCCAACATTCTCGTCGCCGGCGGCACCTCGACCGGCAAGACGACGCTGACAAACGCGCTGCTGGCCGAAGTGGCAAAGACCACTGACCGCGTCGTCATCATCGAGGATACGCGCGAACTGCAATGCGCCGCGCCCAATCTTGTCGCCATGCGCACAAAGGATGGCGTCGCTTCGTTGTCCGATCTCGTTCGCTCCAGCTTGCGCCTGCGCCCCGATCGCATCCCGGTTGGCGAGGTGCGCGGCCCGGAAGCGCTCGATCTCCTCAAGGCGTGGGGCACGGGACACCCCGGCGGCGTCGGCACCATCCATGCCGGCAGCGCCATCGGGAGCCTGCGCCGTCTGGAGCAGCTCATCCAGGAAGCCGTCGTCACCGTACCGCGCGCCCTGATCGCCGAGACCATCGATCTCGTCGCCGTGCTCGCCGGGCGCGGATTGCAGCGTCGCCTCGTCGAACTCGCCCGCGTCGAGGGCCTTGGCCCGGATGGCGACTACCGCGTCATGCCGGCCGCGAATGGCGTCGCCGATTTACCCACCCGTCTCAATCCCATCCCCACAGGAGATCACCCATGA
- a CDS encoding TrbC/VirB2 family protein → MIRSLHQVRRHLTLAASIAVISVIMVPAARASGSSMPWETPLQSILESIEGPVAKIIAVIVIISTGLALAFGDSSGGFRRLIQIVFGLSIAFAASSFFLSFFSFSGGALV, encoded by the coding sequence ATGATCCGTTCCCTTCATCAGGTCCGCCGCCATCTGACCCTGGCGGCATCCATCGCCGTCATCAGCGTGATCATGGTGCCCGCCGCTCGTGCCTCCGGCTCGTCCATGCCCTGGGAGACTCCGCTGCAATCGATTCTGGAATCGATCGAAGGCCCCGTCGCCAAGATCATCGCGGTGATCGTCATCATTTCGACGGGCCTGGCGCTGGCCTTCGGTGACTCCTCCGGCGGCTTTCGCCGGCTGATCCAGATTGTCTTCGGCCTCTCCATCGCCTTCGCGGCCAGCTCGTTCTTCCTGTCGTTCTTCTCGTTCAGCGGCGGAGCGCTGGTCTGA
- the trbL gene encoding P-type conjugative transfer protein TrbL produces the protein MGDTGVIDHFLEVFTRYIDSGFGLLSGEVAFIATTLIVIDVTLAALFWSWGADDDIIARLVKKTLFVGVFAYIIGNWNTLARIVFESFAGLGLKASGTGFTTTDLLRPGKVAQTGFDAARPLIESISDLMGFVAFFENFIQIACLLFAWALVMLAFFILAIQLFVTLIEFKLTTLAGFVLIPFGLFGKSAFMAERVLGNIISSGIKVLVLAVIIGIGSTLFSEFTAGFGGETPTIDQAMAIVLAALSLLGLGIFGPGIASGLVSGGPQLGAGAAIGTGLAAGGMVAAGGAAIGAVASSGAALAGGVAAAARGGATLAGGATAAYRAGGASGIASTGASKVGAAIASPFKRAAASMKDGFQAGERAVTGEAAPDNAADASSASASSADSSGPPAWAKRMKRGQQASHGIQAAAHAVKSGDSHGGGSSVNLSESDR, from the coding sequence ATGGGGGACACCGGGGTCATCGATCATTTCCTGGAGGTCTTCACTCGCTACATCGACAGCGGTTTCGGGCTGCTGTCGGGCGAGGTCGCCTTCATCGCCACGACGCTGATCGTCATCGACGTGACGCTGGCGGCACTCTTCTGGTCGTGGGGCGCGGACGACGACATCATCGCCCGCCTCGTCAAGAAGACCCTGTTCGTCGGTGTCTTCGCCTACATCATCGGCAACTGGAACACGCTCGCCCGCATCGTCTTCGAAAGTTTCGCCGGCCTCGGGCTGAAGGCGTCGGGGACCGGCTTCACCACCACCGATCTGTTGCGTCCCGGCAAGGTGGCGCAGACCGGCTTCGATGCGGCGCGGCCGCTGATCGAATCGATCTCCGACCTGATGGGCTTCGTCGCCTTCTTCGAGAATTTCATTCAGATCGCCTGCCTGCTGTTCGCCTGGGCCCTGGTGATGCTCGCCTTCTTCATCCTCGCCATCCAGCTCTTCGTGACGCTCATCGAGTTCAAGCTGACGACGCTCGCCGGCTTCGTGCTGATCCCCTTCGGCCTGTTCGGCAAATCCGCCTTCATGGCCGAACGGGTGCTCGGCAACATCATCTCGTCGGGCATCAAGGTGCTGGTGCTCGCCGTCATCATCGGCATCGGCTCGACGCTGTTTTCCGAATTCACCGCAGGCTTTGGCGGCGAGACCCCGACCATCGACCAGGCCATGGCGATCGTGCTGGCGGCCCTGTCGCTGCTCGGCCTCGGCATCTTCGGTCCCGGCATCGCCAGCGGCCTCGTCTCCGGTGGTCCGCAACTGGGTGCCGGTGCCGCCATCGGCACAGGTCTTGCCGCCGGCGGGATGGTCGCGGCCGGAGGGGCTGCGATCGGCGCGGTCGCTTCCAGCGGTGCCGCTCTCGCCGGAGGGGTCGCCGCTGCCGCCCGAGGTGGTGCGACGCTCGCGGGCGGGGCCACCGCCGCCTATCGCGCCGGCGGCGCTTCGGGTATCGCCAGCACCGGCGCATCCAAAGTGGGTGCCGCCATCGCCAGCCCGTTCAAGCGCGCCGCCGCGTCGATGAAGGATGGTTTTCAGGCCGGGGAGCGGGCCGTCACCGGCGAAGCCGCACCGGACAATGCCGCCGACGCTTCGTCGGCCTCCGCATCTTCTGCCGACAGCAGCGGTCCGCCCGCATGGGCCAAGCGCATGAAGCGCGGCCAACAAGCCTCCCACGGCATCCAGGCCGCCGCCCATGCCGTCAAATCCGGCGACAGCCACGGCGGCGGCTCTTCCGTCAACCTCTCCGAAAGCGACCGCTGA
- the trbK-alt gene encoding putative entry exclusion protein TrbK-alt, which yields MDGKMLARIAAVVFVGTAVTATVIELTRKDAPPAYHGPGLAATTPSDPLRTELRRCQRIGEAGRSDPACLNAWAESRLRFLGQAANETPAPGAPSAPNVGATKEPTTEPSDGPNTVEAR from the coding sequence ATGGACGGCAAGATGCTCGCCCGGATCGCCGCCGTCGTCTTCGTCGGCACCGCCGTCACCGCGACGGTGATCGAGCTGACCCGCAAGGATGCGCCACCGGCCTATCACGGCCCGGGCCTTGCGGCCACGACCCCGTCCGATCCACTGCGCACTGAACTCAGGCGCTGCCAACGCATCGGGGAAGCCGGGCGTAGCGATCCGGCCTGCCTCAACGCCTGGGCCGAAAGCCGTCTTCGCTTCCTCGGCCAAGCCGCCAATGAGACGCCGGCGCCCGGCGCGCCGTCGGCACCGAACGTGGGGGCGACCAAAGAGCCCACCACCGAGCCCTCGGATGGGCCAAACACCGTTGAGGCGCGCTGA
- a CDS encoding VirB3 family type IV secretion system protein, which produces MSGRVDPSREVPGMSVPVHRALTEHILLGGAPRGLAILNGTLAAALGLGLRLWLVGLAIWAVGHLAAVWAAKRDPMFVDVVRRHLRIPAFLGV; this is translated from the coding sequence ATGTCTGGCCGGGTTGATCCGTCCCGCGAGGTGCCGGGAATGTCGGTGCCGGTTCACCGGGCGCTGACCGAGCACATCCTGCTCGGCGGCGCACCGCGTGGCCTCGCCATCCTCAACGGCACACTCGCGGCGGCGCTCGGCCTGGGCTTGCGCCTTTGGCTGGTCGGTCTCGCGATCTGGGCGGTCGGTCATCTTGCTGCGGTGTGGGCGGCCAAACGCGATCCGATGTTCGTCGATGTGGTGCGCCGACATCTGCGCATCCCGGCTTTTCTTGGCGTCTGA
- the trbG gene encoding P-type conjugative transfer protein TrbG, whose translation MIRPSRLTAGHPANRIHAMPPMCGTGKAARRKAAFAALLLCTSALAGCATAQKPPEISYDDVAPAVQTVDPPAPVRVVELPKVLPLPGQLKPVGKDGKPMPELADPAARVNEANASARMQPVRNGFINAIQIYPFVDGALYQVYTAPGQITDIALQPGETLVGSGPVAAGDTVRWIIGDTESGTGATKQVHILVKPTRPELMSNLVINTNARTYHMELRSTEKTYMASVSWQYPQDQLIALRRQNSQAEAVQPVATGVNLASVNFRYEVTGDPAPWRPLRAFDDGKQVFIEFPKGISQGEMPPLFVVGPEGDTSELVNYRVRGNYMIVDRLFAAAELRFGSDKNQKRVRVTRTDGRPAS comes from the coding sequence ATGATCCGGCCGTCTCGTCTGACCGCCGGACATCCGGCGAACCGTATTCACGCCATGCCGCCAATGTGCGGAACCGGAAAGGCGGCTCGTCGTAAAGCCGCGTTCGCAGCTTTGCTGCTTTGCACGTCGGCGCTCGCCGGCTGCGCCACCGCGCAGAAGCCGCCCGAGATCTCCTATGACGATGTCGCGCCCGCTGTGCAGACGGTCGATCCGCCCGCGCCTGTCCGGGTGGTGGAACTGCCCAAGGTGCTGCCTCTGCCCGGTCAGTTGAAACCTGTGGGCAAGGACGGAAAGCCGATGCCGGAACTGGCGGACCCGGCGGCGCGTGTCAACGAGGCCAATGCCAGTGCCCGGATGCAGCCGGTCAGGAACGGCTTCATCAACGCCATCCAGATCTATCCCTTCGTCGATGGTGCGCTCTATCAAGTCTATACCGCGCCCGGGCAGATCACCGACATCGCCCTGCAGCCCGGCGAAACGCTGGTGGGTTCCGGTCCCGTTGCCGCCGGCGACACCGTGCGCTGGATCATCGGCGACACCGAAAGCGGCACGGGCGCAACGAAGCAGGTGCATATCCTCGTCAAGCCGACCCGGCCGGAGTTGATGTCCAATCTTGTGATCAACACCAATGCCCGTACCTATCACATGGAGCTGCGCTCGACCGAGAAGACCTACATGGCCTCGGTCTCCTGGCAATATCCGCAGGATCAGCTCATCGCGCTGCGCCGGCAGAACAGCCAGGCGGAAGCCGTTCAACCGGTGGCGACCGGCGTCAACCTCGCCAGTGTCAACTTCCGCTACGAGGTCACCGGCGATCCGGCACCATGGCGTCCCTTGCGCGCCTTCGACGACGGCAAACAGGTGTTCATCGAATTCCCGAAGGGGATTTCCCAGGGCGAGATGCCGCCGCTGTTCGTCGTCGGCCCCGAGGGCGACACCTCCGAACTGGTGAACTACCGGGTGCGCGGCAACTACATGATCGTCGATCGGCTGTTCGCCGCCGCCGAACTGCGCTTCGGGTCGGACAAGAACCAGAAGCGCGTGCGCGTCACTCGCACCGACGGAAGGCCGGCGTCATGA
- the trbJ gene encoding P-type conjugative transfer protein TrbJ: MTLRRCRRRSFGGLFAASILSVPLATSPLIVAPAHAIIVFDPTNYVQNVLQAARALEQITNQITSLQNEAQMLINQARNLANLPYSSLQQLQQSIARTQALLAQAQNIAYDVQKIDQAFNTTYGTASTSTSSATLIANAKTRWQNSIAGLQDAMRVQATVVGNLDTNRSQMSALVGESQAATGALQATQAGNQLLALQAQQLADLTAVLAANGRAQALTDAEHAAAADQGREQRRRFLTPGTGYQAGSAKMFYGN; this comes from the coding sequence ATGACGCTTCGTCGTTGCCGTCGCCGTTCGTTCGGCGGCTTGTTTGCCGCATCCATCCTGTCCGTTCCCCTTGCGACATCGCCCCTGATCGTCGCACCGGCGCACGCCATCATCGTCTTCGACCCGACCAACTATGTGCAGAATGTCCTCCAGGCGGCGCGTGCGCTGGAGCAGATCACCAACCAGATCACCTCGCTCCAGAACGAAGCGCAGATGCTGATCAACCAGGCCCGCAATCTCGCGAACCTGCCGTACTCCTCGCTTCAACAGCTCCAGCAGTCGATCGCCAGGACGCAGGCGCTCCTCGCCCAGGCGCAGAACATCGCCTATGACGTCCAGAAGATCGATCAGGCGTTCAACACGACCTACGGCACGGCCTCGACCTCGACGAGCAGCGCCACGCTGATCGCCAATGCCAAAACCCGGTGGCAGAACTCGATCGCCGGCTTGCAGGACGCCATGCGCGTGCAGGCCACCGTCGTCGGCAATCTCGACACCAACCGCAGTCAGATGTCGGCGCTGGTGGGGGAGAGCCAGGCGGCGACCGGCGCGCTTCAGGCGACGCAGGCAGGCAACCAACTTCTCGCCCTTCAGGCCCAGCAACTCGCCGACCTCACCGCCGTCCTCGCCGCCAATGGCCGCGCGCAGGCACTCACCGACGCCGAACACGCCGCCGCCGCCGATCAGGGCCGCGAGCAGCGCCGCCGGTTTCTCACGCCGGGCACCGGCTATCAGGCCGGTTCGGCCAAGATGTTCTACGGCAATTGA
- the trbE gene encoding conjugal transfer protein TrbE has protein sequence MMNLTEYRNRNTRLADFLPWAALVGSGVVLNKDGSFQRTARFRGPDLDSAVPAELVAVAGRLNNALRRLGSGWAIFVEAMRLSAQRYPESLFPDAASALVDAERKADFEEAGAHYESSYFMTFAFLPPAEDAARAEGWLYEGRDRSGVDVHEALRGFVDRTDRILALLDGFMPECLWLDDGETLTYLHACASTKRHRVRVPETPMYLDALVADQPLTGGLEPRLGDQHLRVLTITGFPTMTTPGILDELNRLAFPYRWSTRAILLDKTDATKLLTKIRRQWFAKRKSIAAILKEVMTNEASVLVDTDAANKAADADLALQELGADYAGMAYVTATVTVWDDDPRIAAEKLRLVEKVIQGRDFTAMPETINAVDAWLGSLPGHVYANVRQPPISTLNLAHMIPLSAVWAGEVRDTHFAAPPLLYGKTEGSTPFRFSLHVGDVGHTLVVGPTGAGKSVLLALMALQFRRYACAQVFAFDFGGSIRAAALAMGGDWHDLGGGLSDGAEDSVSLQPLARIHDVPERAWSADWIVAILTREGVAITPEVKEYIWTALTSLASAPLVERTITGLCVLLQSNDLKQALRPYCVGGAHGRLLDAEAEHLGSASVQAFETEGLIGTEAAPAVLAYLFHRIEDRLDGSPTLIIIDEGWLALDDEGFAGQLREWLKTLRKKNASVIFATQSLSDIDGSAIAPAIIESCPTRLLLPNERAIEPQITAIYRRFGLNDRQIEILARAVPKRDYYCQSRRGNRLFELGLSDVALALCAASSKTDQTAIAAVVAEHGRAGFLGPWLRHRGLAWATDLIPNLTTVETLP, from the coding sequence ATGATGAACCTCACCGAGTATCGCAACCGCAACACGCGTCTCGCCGATTTCCTGCCCTGGGCCGCGCTGGTCGGCTCCGGCGTCGTCCTCAACAAGGATGGCAGCTTCCAGCGCACCGCGCGGTTTCGTGGTCCCGATCTCGATTCGGCAGTGCCGGCCGAGCTGGTCGCCGTCGCAGGTCGCCTCAACAATGCGTTGCGCCGCCTGGGATCGGGTTGGGCGATCTTCGTCGAAGCCATGCGTCTGTCGGCGCAGCGTTATCCCGAAAGCCTGTTTCCCGATGCCGCCTCGGCGCTGGTCGATGCCGAACGCAAAGCGGATTTCGAGGAAGCGGGTGCACACTACGAATCCAGCTACTTCATGACCTTCGCCTTTCTGCCACCCGCAGAGGATGCCGCGCGCGCCGAAGGCTGGCTCTATGAGGGGCGCGATCGATCCGGCGTCGATGTCCACGAGGCTCTGCGCGGCTTCGTCGATCGCACCGACCGTATCCTGGCGCTGCTCGACGGTTTCATGCCCGAATGTCTCTGGCTCGATGACGGGGAGACGCTGACCTATCTCCATGCCTGCGCCTCGACCAAACGCCACCGCGTCCGTGTGCCCGAGACGCCGATGTATCTCGACGCGCTCGTCGCCGATCAGCCGCTGACCGGTGGCCTCGAACCCCGTCTCGGTGATCAGCATCTGCGTGTGCTGACCATTACCGGGTTTCCGACCATGACGACGCCGGGGATCCTGGACGAGCTGAACCGGCTGGCCTTTCCCTATCGGTGGTCCACCCGCGCCATCCTGCTTGACAAGACAGATGCAACGAAGCTGCTGACGAAGATCCGTCGGCAATGGTTCGCCAAGCGCAAATCGATCGCCGCCATCCTCAAAGAGGTGATGACCAACGAGGCCTCGGTTCTGGTCGATACCGATGCCGCCAACAAGGCGGCCGATGCCGATCTGGCCTTGCAGGAACTCGGCGCCGACTATGCCGGCATGGCCTATGTCACCGCGACGGTGACGGTGTGGGACGATGACCCACGCATCGCAGCAGAAAAGCTGCGTCTCGTCGAGAAGGTCATCCAGGGTCGCGATTTCACCGCGATGCCAGAGACGATCAACGCGGTAGACGCCTGGCTCGGCTCGCTGCCCGGCCATGTCTACGCCAATGTCCGCCAACCGCCGATTTCCACGCTCAATCTCGCCCATATGATCCCGTTGTCGGCGGTCTGGGCCGGCGAGGTGCGCGACACCCATTTTGCAGCGCCGCCACTGCTCTATGGCAAGACCGAGGGCTCGACACCGTTCCGGTTTTCCCTGCACGTCGGCGATGTCGGCCATACGCTCGTCGTCGGCCCAACCGGTGCCGGCAAGTCGGTTCTGCTGGCGCTGATGGCGCTTCAGTTCCGACGTTATGCCTGCGCCCAGGTCTTTGCCTTCGATTTTGGCGGCTCGATCCGCGCCGCGGCGCTCGCCATGGGCGGCGACTGGCACGATCTCGGCGGCGGTCTGTCGGATGGAGCGGAAGATAGCGTTAGTCTCCAGCCGCTCGCCCGTATCCATGACGTGCCCGAGCGCGCCTGGTCGGCCGACTGGATTGTCGCGATTCTGACCCGCGAAGGCGTTGCCATCACCCCGGAGGTCAAGGAATACATCTGGACAGCGCTCACCTCGTTGGCGTCCGCACCCTTGGTCGAACGCACCATCACCGGCCTCTGCGTCCTCTTGCAGTCCAACGACCTCAAGCAGGCGCTGCGGCCTTACTGCGTCGGCGGCGCGCACGGTCGACTCCTTGACGCGGAAGCAGAACATCTCGGCTCCGCATCGGTCCAGGCGTTCGAGACCGAGGGGCTGATCGGCACCGAAGCGGCTCCCGCCGTTCTCGCCTATCTGTTCCACCGCATCGAGGATCGGCTCGACGGATCGCCGACCCTCATCATCATCGACGAAGGCTGGCTGGCGCTCGACGACGAGGGGTTTGCCGGCCAGCTTCGCGAATGGCTGAAGACGCTCAGGAAGAAGAACGCCTCCGTCATCTTCGCCACCCAGTCGCTCAGCGACATCGATGGCAGCGCAATCGCGCCGGCCATCATCGAGAGCTGCCCGACCCGGTTGTTGCTCCCCAACGAACGGGCGATCGAGCCGCAGATCACCGCCATCTATCGCCGTTTCGGTCTCAACGATCGCCAGATCGAGATCCTCGCCCGTGCCGTCCCGAAACGCGACTACTACTGCCAGTCGCGGCGTGGCAACCGGCTGTTCGAGCTGGGCCTCAGCGACGTGGCGCTGGCGCTCTGCGCCGCCTCGTCGAAGACCGATCAGACCGCCATTGCGGCGGTCGTCGCCGAGCACGGCCGGGCCGGCTTTCTGGGTCCGTGGTTGCGCCATCGCGGTCTCGCCTGGGCCACCGACCTCATTCCCAACCTCACCACAGTGGAGACCTTGCCATGA